Genomic DNA from Emys orbicularis isolate rEmyOrb1 chromosome 18, rEmyOrb1.hap1, whole genome shotgun sequence:
AAAAGACTCTTTCGTTGCTGCCTGGATTCATCAGAACCCCTCGCAAGCTCTAAATTTATTCTTTCAACGCTTGTTCGATAGTGAAAGGAAATAAACGAACTCGAGCGCTGCGGAAGTCCAACCAAAGCGAATCTAGGGATAACAGTTACTGGTTTAACCTAGCTCAAAAGCCTTTTCCGTTCTACATTActaacaaaacaaacagaaaagaaatttttttttcacaagtGCACACCTTTCTCGGGACTAGCTGTCCTCTCCCATTGTTTCCCCAACCCGAGAGTTATGTCTGCGCTGTATATTTAACCACCCtcctatttcagagtagcagccctgttagtctgtatccgcaaaaagaacaggagtacttgtggcaccttagagactaacaaatttattagagcataagctttcctgggctacagcccacttcttcggatgcatatagatgcACCCTCCTATTGATAGACTTTATATCCTCCAGAGTCCAGCTAGTAAAGGAAGAAAATAGTTCTTAATGTGGGTCTTTGCTCTTCGCAAAGATTGTGCATTTTATCAGTCTGTGGGGCCCTCGGTATGCACGGTACATCTATCATTTCTAGGGATATTTTAGTGTCTTCGCGTTAAAGGGAGACTAGATATGAATGAATAAAATATTCCAGGCTGTGGGAGGTTCGGGGTCCAATTCACAAAGAGAGTATTTTATTCAGAATTCTTTACAGGTGCTCCTGTGTTCAGCAAGCTTTCAGCCATTGATTTACTGACCTAAAAACCCTCTCAAACTCCATTCCAacaagtgaaagaaaaaaattatgatCATAGGAGCAACtcttacaaaaaagaaaagaagaagaagaagaagaagaagaaaggggaaaaaatctttttgaagttcCGGCTTCCTTCTAAGCTATTTTCCACTTGTCAGGCTCTATCCACATCTAAAATCCCTCAACCATTCCACCCCAATGCAAACTGGGTCTTGTTTGAGTGGAAAAAAAGAGTCAATCCAATTTATGCTACAGATGAAATAACTGCAGTTTAGTAAATAATTTATTTCTAAACTACGGTCAGGTTTTAGgtgtctctcccctctcctccccaaattcatgtgtgtggttttatttttagaagAATACGATGTATTATACACAAACCCTAATTGGCAACAAAAAGAAAGAGGGGATGGCAAATATTGTTAATTTCTAGTGCATCTCTCAAAGTGGGAAGCAGTCACACACACGttaaaacatgttttcttttaaaacttaCTAAGTGTACACTTTGCAATCCgttactgttttattttaaatcaaaggaCAAAATGAGTAGATTTCCAGAACTTCCTTTATAATCACTTCAGTTAAGAGATTTTGTTTTAATCATAAAAAGGTTTAGCAAAAGAAGATAAAACCTTCCCAGGGAAGGTTGTTTAATCTGCAGTTTCACAGTCAAAGcagaaataaatagaaaaaacgGAGAGTAATTATTttgaaaaggaataaaaaataattgcaaataaACGTGCCGAGTTTAAGAGCCAAGGAGCTATAATGTTTTTTTCTGCGCACCTATCCAGGACAGATGCTGATGGTTCGGTTTACTGGTCCTTTGAATCTGAACATCTGCCCTGCATAGGGAGACAGCGGAAGGACAATTTAGGCTAATACCTCCTAAAAGGATACAATTTTAAACGTGAAACTCGTgttttctatatattttaaagCTCGGAGTGAATCTGAGGAAAACGCCATATACACCTTTCAAAGCATAGAAGAACTTTTCCTTCCCAAATCTCTCCAAtggcactcccattgacttgtgtACATTTCCCAAATTATACAGCAATCGAATTCCAGGTGGCAAACGGTTCCTGAAACCTGTTTTCCAGTTAGTTAAAGTTGCGCCTTTCCTCCTCGTTATTTTTAGGCCAAACAAGTAATTTTTGCGCATCCATCCCCATTGTTCCCATCCAAGTTGCGCGCAAAATAGGCGCAGCCTTAGCCGCATCctccgctccccctgcccccgactTTCAAAGAGCGCACAATCTCCAGGGCTGGGAGATCACTAGCAGATGAGGAGATTTTCACAACGCCATACACTGCGCTGCAGTttttcttgattatttttttctattttttctaaTATTGAGTAGTAGAAAGtaaagcgctgcccagagcatcaTATTCCAGAGATTTACGAGAGAGGGAGTTTGCAGCAAACAGCAGCAAACTGTACGTTTCCTGAGggccccatccccccaaaaagTTCAAGGCAAAACTgcaccacacccccacccccaggtcatGTACGAACGTCATACCAGACAGAATTACACTCTGCCAAGCAGGGCTGAAGGACTCAAGGAGCTGTGAAAAAGGGGCAGCACTACTGAAAAAACCCGGCAAATGCTGACTCTTCTTCAGGGTCTCCCCCTGTTTTACAAACATTTGCTGGACACTTGATCTAAGAGTTTACAGAGATTTGTGTCCAGAGAAAACCTTGTTCCCAACACATCTGCTGGAAACACTTCTAATAGAACGGAGATCTAAATCTTTTCCTCTGCATAAACCCTTTTCTATCTCTTCTTGGATCCACAAAAACAGGAAGATAAAAATAATTCTAACATTTCTGTTATATACAGATTACAAATGATACATTATAAGAAGAGTAAAGGAAAGAAATAATTTTCTTTGATAGGATGGGCAGCCAATTGGAATTCCTGTGCCTGCAAAATTACAACACTGAGGTGAAGGGAAACAATCTGGGATATTAGCTATTGAAATTTAAAGAACTGGAGAGCCATGGGTTTTTGCAAAGACACAAGCTTGTCCCGGGACCCAGGTCTGTTCCTGCGACCCCTTGTCCTTGCTGCTGATCTCAAATTTGGAGTAGGGGGGTTGTAACTTGAGGCTAGTGCATGGTtagaatagtgattttttttagttttttgagACTTTTATAATTCACAGTTGATGAACAAAACTCCAAACTGGTCATCGGGCAAACAGTCCAGGGCTTGCCTGCAAACACCTGCTTTCTAAAGACAATTCCTCAGACCACCAGACTGCGCTATGCATGTGCCTAAACATAAAAACGCTGTACCCCCACGCCAGAGTTCCAGCACAGCCCCATCTCCCTTCCAGTTCAGTTCCCAGTGAAATCACCACGTtgttgggtttggttttgttttttactctcCTCTTTACCAAAGTCTTTGGTGCAAGAGCTCAAGAGTGGCAGAATAATTCACCCAACAGCAGCCTTTAAGAACTAACTACTAAAGGAAATTCACAGCTCTCTGAAGTGCTAATTTACAATCTCTGGTTTCCAGATTTTATTTCAAGCTACACTCGTCCCCttttcccccgcccccaaccagaTGACCTTgcttcaaaacattttatttccaacTGAAGTGAAAAATGCTAACATATCAGCTTCCGTAATTGCAGTTTGACAGCACTTGAGCTCAATAATTATGCTGCAGCTAAACTATTATTAAGAGTTTAAGCTAAAATAAAGagaatctccctccccccccaaggggAACAGAAACAAACCATCAGCATTATTCTTGGCGGGGAGGGGTCTCTTACCTGCATTGTAAGCTGCCAaatctgccccaggccctgggctcttccTTTTCCTGGGTCTCCCCTTCTGGACAGTCCCCACGCCGTTGTAATAAGGCAGTCCCAAAGTATTGGCAGAGCCCGCTCCCAGTGCTGGGCCCTTCCCAGCGGCTACATCCGAGTGATTGAAATGCACCTGGTACTCCCCCTGGATGAGAGTCTCGAAGTGGAGGCGGCAGTACACCAGATTGTCCTTCATGCCAAAGTGGTCGCCAGTGGTCAGCATCTTGTTGCAAGTGGTGCAAGTAAAGCAGTTTAAGTGATATACCAAATCCCTGGCCCTCATGACCATTTCGGAAGCGGAGATCCCCAAGTGACACCTCGCACATCTCTGCACCGAAAACCTCCTGCAGAACAGAACCGCGACAGGAAATAAATGAGAACCGCATTTCCCCTTTTTATCGCggatctcctccccaccccccttctgcAATTCCTCGGTAAAAGCTTAAAGATGTTTCTCTTCTCCGGCCAGAAGGCTTTATTCAGAGCAGGCTGGGCTCTTGACCGCGATCCCTGGATGAGCAAGGACCGGGGAACAAGGCAGTAAAGTTTGCAAAGTGGCCTTTGTCTTCCAGTGCTCTAAACTCTTAAGAGATTCAAGCCGTGGAAAGCCGTAAAACCAGCTATGGCCCTGCCAGACCAGTCCGAGGGGAGATACCCTGCCTGGGTCCCTGGCTCATGAGGACTCTGGTTTGCAGGGCATCCATTTCTGCTTCCCATCTAGCAACATTATTTTACACTCAACCTGCCACCCCGCCTCACTTCTGCAACTCAAAGGCAGCGAAATCCCCCCTCAGGGCCATGGGACAGCAGCGAAACTTGTCTGCTGTGGCTGCTCGGGAGACCCGAGACAGGAAGGGACTGGGTCTGACCTTCAGCTTGGGTGCCAGGGGAGAAATTCGGCATTTTCCAGCTCAAATCGCCCGGCACCATAACAGCCTTTTCATTGAAACCCAGCGTACTGAATGGAGAAATATCCTAACGAATAACATTTCCCGCCCTTCTGTGAGTTATCCCCAGAGCCTGCCACTCCATCCATCCTAGCTGGCGACGGCTGCTGAGACCCCCTCTCCAGGCTGGCTCCCTGCATCTGGGGCGCCAATCCATACACAGTGTACCGGGGGGGGTGTGCCTGTGTGTATTTAAAGTAATACTGGAGGCGCGTtaattaattatcattattactattCTTTTAATACTATTTGCCAAGGGCTGAGAAGAAAGCGAAGTTGTATTTCTCCTTAGTTGGTTCGTTTTACTTCAAAGAGTGCAGGAAACcgaggggggggggcacgtgtTCCAAGCCTGGGTGGGGTTCGTGCCCCGATATTGGCCCATTCCCCCCAAAgtctgcagcctgtcctgcctacCTCATTAGCCCCCCTCTGGATGGAGACGCTTAGGGAGCCCATATCCTGCCCCGCAGGGAGGGTCTGCCCAGTACCCCCCTTATGCAGTGTGCAGTGGGGTTGGATTTGTTCGGTGggtgggtgggtctcagagccctcccccgctccctgcactgggggaggggcagtccgTACCTGTAATAATCCTCCTTGCAGTAGATGCTCCCGTCCTTGCTGAAGCAGGTGAGCTCGGACTCCAGGTTGAGTTTACATTCACAGCACTTCAGGCAGCGCATGTGCCACTGTTTATCCACTGCCAGGAGGTAATAACGGTCGGAGATCTTTCCCCCGCAGCCGGCGCACAGGGCAGCCCGGTCACTGCTGATGGAAGGCATGGTCTGCTGGGGGAAAACAATTACAGACAGTTAGTGACAGAGGAAGAAACCCTCCTGCACCACTaaccacccccccttccccttcctcccccaagcCCAGTTACCATCAGGGCTGGGCGTCTCCTCTTCCACTCCAGGGGGCTTAACAGAGAGACCAGAGAAAAGGGAGCTCCGAGgagtccagcccctgccatcCTGACCTGCTTCTCCTGCCCTGGGAAAGGGAAGTTTCCTTAAGATTTCCAAGGCTTAAAATATCTGCCCCTATCCCAAGCGAAGGGACGTGGTTGTTGGCAGAGGGGATAGGATGCGAGAAGGACATATTACAGGGTGAGGGGGAAGGCCATCCGGGTTAAATCTAATAAATGGTATATATGAACTGGATCGGCCAGTCCCAGAGCAAACAAAAACCATGCTGCTCTGCAAACAAACAGTCACAATAATCATACAGCAGGCATATCGCAGACAGTTAATTTGAGATATCTATATCTGAATATCTATATAGTGGAGACACGGAGAGTGACTGTATAGGAAAggctttgtgtatgtgtgtgtgtatatatatatatatatatattaaaatccGGGTGAATTACAGATCCTGGCAGTTATAGAGTTATAGAAAGAGCTCTCTGCAAATTGATTCCAAACAAAATGTATTCCATCCCAAAGCACTAAACAGATGAGTCAATAAAACTGCGGAGGAGATGAACATTACTAAATTCAAAGCGTCGAATGCTTTGTCAAGAATACTACATAGTCTGAAATGTGCAATCAAGAAAACGGGGAAAACCCGCAGCAGAGCATTTTAGGTTATGCCGGGATAAAGTTGGAAGCAATAAACTAAATGTAACCCCTATATAATTTAATAGTTTAGTGTCAGATCACAACCCAATCgaaagttctttttaaaaaaatctaatcaaCTTCAACTAACTAGTGAGAAAATGATGGTGGAAACCATTTAAACCAAAAGGAAAACATCCTTATTTGTTTTATCCTAGATCTTAAAATAATATTCACGTGGAAAGATAAAATGCGAAGCACTATTCATGGCAGACCTTGCAGCTGGCTTTTGTACATTTCCCTCTTCGTTTGCTTTTAACATGGCACCTAAAACTCCCTATATATTTACTTATTGTGGGGAATAACAGATCTGACGGATACAATTTTTTTTACCCATCCAGCACCTTAAACTGGTGCGCAATGCACAAATAAAGAAGACAGCTAAAAGAGGAACAAGAGAATAGAGGGATAATGAACTATCCAGTAGCCCAACCACACTTGTACAAGCCACATAAATCCTTTGCGAATAGCCCAAATGCCTATATTTCAATGAATCCACTCTCAGAATTTAGATTTAAATGGAAGTATAGCAATGTATGGTATGCTGTCCACACAGCTCCACTGTTTGTGTCTTTAAAGAGTTAACCGAACCCTGATTAGTGATCGTTTTATAAGCAAAAGCAGCTTCCTGTAAATACAGTTTAAATAAAACACTATTTTTCTGCTTTGTTCTTCCAGTGACATGAATATTTGGGGACCCAAGAACGGTGCTTAAGAAGTTAATAGTCTAAGCCCCTGTTTATaatattttacttacacacacacacacacggtggcTTACATATATAAATGTCATAACAATTATGCCAAGAGAGATCAGTTGTCTAATTCAAACACTGTTTACCTGCGGGggaaaaagaaatcaaacttttcaaaagaaaactaaaaatatttagcGCATAAACCAGGTACGAAGGCTCTCTTTTATAGCCGTCATTTCAGCCTTAATCATACTAATTGGCAGTTATTTTCTACACAATGCTGACAAAAATAATACAacatggaaaaaattaaaaacaaattcggAAGGTTTTTTCGTGCACATGGCCATATCAGCTCTATAGGAAGAGGCATATTTGACCAAAATACGGATCTTTTTGCCTAGCAAGAGTTATCAttcctatttaataaaaaaagtagGAGATATACAAATGTTGAAGGAATTGAAAATCTCTTCGCTTGATTTTAAGTTAGCTTAAGACATTTAGAAggaatacattattttatttagaaGTATCTATTCAACTCCATAAACGTAATACATAAATATTATAAATCACCAGATACAAAATGAGCCctagcaaaatattttaaaaggaaaaaattgtGTCTTCGTTCGTAACCTTTGAAATTCGTCTTCTCCTTTTGTCGCATTGTAGCGAGAACAGATTatatttgttattattattagtagtaataataataagaatGGATTATAACATTGCAACTAGACGCGCAGTAGTGACTGCCTCAGTGTATTCATCCCATCTGGAAAAAACAGAGAGACAGAAATCCTTTGGTGTTTGTGTTTTTCATTTTGCAGACAGGATGCTGTCCCTTCTCCCTAAAACTGGCTACACCAAAACGTTAACTACATAAAAGAGCATGTCGCCCTCTTCCCAAAAACTTTAGGAGAAGGCCAGAcaggctgtgggcaggggaggaggaggaattcctGGGCTCttccaaaaggctgctgctgctttattcCTGTTCTCGCAAGGGCAGTGCCTTTCAGTTCATCCGTCCGttactattattgttattattactcATTATTATCAGGTACATGCATAGCCCCTAGATTTTATTTCACAGATTTTAGGTGCGTTTATGCTTATTTTTTTGTTCCCATTAGGCGTCTTAGTTATTATTTTTGCCTACGTTTTCCCCTGTTTATTCTTGTTAAGGGAAAGCGTTGTTACCGTTATGGGTTCGTTATTTTTAGGGGGTCGAGGGGGTATGTCGCCCGCTCTCTCGCCTCCTACCGTTTCGGTCTCTCCCCTGTCTATAGCCGAGCTGATGGCTGGCGCTTCGCTCTTGGCTCTCCGGTCCATCTCATCGATGACCCCGTGCATCTCAGAGCCGGACAGGCTGTGGAAAAGCATCGCTGAGGAAGCGGAGGAGGAGGCTCCGAGTTGCGGCTGCAGCTGACAGTTGTCGGGgtccctgcaggagcccagcactTGCATTAACCGGAGCCCTCCCCCATGCATCTAGCACGGCCGCCCCGTCTCTCGTCGGGCGCTCTCCGGAGCTCAGCGCAGGCTCCGATCCGCGGGTTTcaggggggcgagggggcaggggaggttggggggagggggcaggagggctgtTGGTGTTGCAGGCTTCAGGGCTTGGATCTAGTCAGTTGCGTGGCCCCGTCACGTCCCTCTAGGAGGCTTCTTCAGAGCAGGGCTCATCGCCCTCGGAGCAGTCCCAGGCACTCCGCCCCGGCCCAGCTGGCAGGAGGCtgggcaggctgggggttggggggttaaTATACAAAAATTAAGCCATCTTCTGTGCAAAATAAACTGGACAATAACGACAGCCCCCTACATTGCACCGTGCGAAGCCGATGAGGAGAAAGCCGGGAGCAGCGGCAGGGGAGCAGCGGCAGGAGAGGCGCaggctgctgctgcggggagctgggGCAGATGCCAACGCTGGGCACTCAGTCCAGAGGGCTAGCAGCAGGAGCAGCTCGGGGGCAAAGTTTGCTCctttccccgctcctcccccaacCTCCCGGTTCTCATTGGGAAAGGgaaaacccgggggggggggtgaagagtgGGACGGCCACCAATGGGGATGGGCactctgcagccccctgctccccacagccccctggaCCATGCACCCCAGGAGCTGCTGTGCGCCCCGCTGTTCCCAGAACCATAAGTTTGTGGCGGCGCCGCGTGagtaatggggagggggggaggggagctgctgccGCTCGGCGCAATCCCTTAAAGTGCGAGAGAAGCTTCTGCAGTCCCAGCCCAGCGCAAGCCTCCGCGCCTTTTCTACAGCCTCTCTGACATCATGTCCTGGCCAGCCCTCATTGGCTGCAACAGCTCCTGGCCCAGGCAGCATGTGCTTGGGATGGAGGCACTGAGTGGAGACGGGAGAGGCATGACTAGGGGTAGGCTGGGGGGGAGCTGGAGTTTTCATGCTATTGAGGCTTTGCTGCTATTTCcccacttttgcaaaaaaaagaaaaataatgctTCCCATCCTCTTCAGACCCATCACTCTAGGTAACTAACATCTGAGCGCGTGGGGGCCC
This window encodes:
- the LHX2 gene encoding LIM/homeobox protein Lhx2: MLFHSLSGSEMHGVIDEMDRRAKSEAPAISSAIDRGETETTMPSISSDRAALCAGCGGKISDRYYLLAVDKQWHMRCLKCCECKLNLESELTCFSKDGSIYCKEDYYRRFSVQRCARCHLGISASEMVMRARDLVYHLNCFTCTTCNKMLTTGDHFGMKDNLVYCRLHFETLIQGEYQVHFNHSDVAAGKGPALGAGSANTLGLPYYNGVGTVQKGRPRKRKSPGPGADLAAYNAALSCNENDGDHLDRDQQYPSNQKTKRMRTSFKHHQLRTMKSYFAINHNPDAKDLKQLAQKTGLTKRVLQVWFQNARAKFRRNLLRQENTGVDKTSDSTLQAGTPSGPASEISNASMSPSSTPTTLTDLTNPTMPTVTSVLTSVPGSLEVHESRSPSQTTLTNLF